In Nodosilinea sp. PGN35, the genomic stretch AGAGAAACGAAGGATGGTATGTGGTTCAGGGCGAAGCCGGGAACTGTGAGGTGCTATCTGCTGAAAATGTGAGTCGCGAGCAGCTTCAGGATCGGCGACCCATGTGGGGCCCCTATGCTACTCAAGATGAAGCGATCGCCCGTCGGGTAGGGCTAATTCGCAGCGGCAAATGTAACCCAGTTTAAGGAGCCTCTGACACCAAACTCTATCTGTGTACATCAGTTTGCGGGGGTATTGCACTGCAATGCCCCCGCAAATCGGTTAGTGACTTGGTTTTGAAAACTCAAATTCGAGATGACTCAGAATCCAAGTTCAGCCGGGTGGGGGCGATCGCAGGAGCTGCGGTTACACCAAAAATCTGACTAGGCGGCTTCGCGGCCCCGCAGCGAGTCGTAGCTCTGCAAGAACCAGGCGTAGGTCTGCTCAATGCCGGTTTTAAGGTCGGTTTTGGCCTGCCAGCCCGCCGCGTTGAGCCGCGACACATCCAGCAGCTTGCGGGGGGTGCCGTCGGGCTTGGTGGTGTCAAACACCAGATCGCCCTCGTAGCCCACCACGGCCTTCATGGTCAGCGCCAGTTCTTTGATCGACACCTCCTGCCCGGTGCCGACGTTGACAAAGTCAACCTCGCTGTAGGTGTTCATCAAAAACACCAGGGCATCGGCCAGGTCATCGACATACAAAAATTCCCGCAGGGGGGTGCCGGTGCCCCACACGGTAACGGTGGGGTCGCCGTTGACCTTGGCCTCGTGGAACTTGCGCATCAGGGCGGGCAGCACGTGGGAGTTGGCCAGATCAAAGTTGTCGTTGATGCCGTAGAGGTTGGTGGGCATGGCCGAGATGAAACTCACACCGTACTGGCGGCAGTAGTTTTCGCAGAGTTTGAGACCGGCAATTTTGGCGATCGCGTAGGGTTCGTTGGTGGGCTCTAAAAACCCGGTCAGCAGGTAGTCCTCTTTCATAGGCTGGGGGCACAGCTTGGGATAAATGCAGGAAGATCCCAAAAACAGAAGTTTTTGCGCCCCGTGGCGGTAGGCGCTGTGGATGATGTTGGCCTCGATCATCAAATTGTCGTAGAGAAATTCGGCCCGGTAGGTATTGTTGGCCTGAATGCCGCCGACTTTGGCCGCTGCCAGAAAGACATAGTCTGGCTTCTCAGTGGCAAAAAACGTATCCACCGCCGCCTGATTGCGCAGGTCTAGCTCCTGGCTGGAGCGCAGCAGCAAATTCTCATAGCCCTGGGCGCGGAGGGTTCTAACCAGGGCGCTGCCCACCAGACCACGGGAACCCGCTACATAGATCTTAGATTGAGTATCCATAGGGTTTTGCGCAGATAAAAATTACAAGAGAACGTATGTAGATGGCTTAACCCCCATTGCCACGAGTCTGACACTGAGGCCCCGCCAACGGCAACTACCCGTTCGCCGAGTTTAGCGGTAGTTCACAATGAAGGCTTATGCCCATCTAAAGTTTCCCATTCCTTTGTGCCATGCCCCTACCGCCCCTGCCCTGCCGCTGGCAATTTTGGATCGATCGCGGTGGCACCTTTACCGATATTGTGGCCCGCCGCCCCGATGGGCAGATTGTGCTGCACAAGCTGCTGTCGGAGAATCCCGATCGCTACAGCGATGCGCCCCTCCAGGGCATCCGCGACCTGCTGGGGCTGGGGAAAGATGAGGCGATTCCCGCCGAAGCGATTGAAGCGGTGAAGATGGGGACGACGGTGGCCACCAACGCGCTGCTGGAGCGCCGGGGCGATCGCGTCCTTTTATTGACCACCCAAGGATTCCGCGATGCCCTCCGCATCGGCTACCAGAACCGGCCCAACATTTTCGCCCGCCACATCGAGCTGCCGGAGATGCTCTACGAACGGGCGATCGAGGTGAACGAACGGCTCAGTGCCCAGGGAGAGGTGCTGGTGCCCCTGACGGCGGAGGAAGAGGATCGCCTCAGGCAAGAACTTCAGCGGGCCTTTGACTCGGGAATTCGGGCCTGTGCGATCGCCCTGATGCACGGCTACCGATACCCTGCCCACGAGCTGCGCCTGGGAGAACTGGCCCGCCAGGTCGGCTTTACCCAAGTCTCCCTGTCCCACCAGGTGAGTCCGCTAATCAAACTTGTCAGCCGGGGCGATACCACGGTGGTGGATGCGTATTTGTCACCGATTTTACGGCGGTA encodes the following:
- a CDS encoding GDP-L-fucose synthase: MDTQSKIYVAGSRGLVGSALVRTLRAQGYENLLLRSSQELDLRNQAAVDTFFATEKPDYVFLAAAKVGGIQANNTYRAEFLYDNLMIEANIIHSAYRHGAQKLLFLGSSCIYPKLCPQPMKEDYLLTGFLEPTNEPYAIAKIAGLKLCENYCRQYGVSFISAMPTNLYGINDNFDLANSHVLPALMRKFHEAKVNGDPTVTVWGTGTPLREFLYVDDLADALVFLMNTYSEVDFVNVGTGQEVSIKELALTMKAVVGYEGDLVFDTTKPDGTPRKLLDVSRLNAAGWQAKTDLKTGIEQTYAWFLQSYDSLRGREAA